ATTTGTTCCGATTTCATCTTTTTAATTCGATCTGTGGCCAATCTGGAGGCATTATAAACAAGCGTCACCAACTGGAAATGAAGCCTTGCCTTCTTACCTGTCCGATGACGGACATGATTGAGCCCAA
The DNA window shown above is from Litoribacterium kuwaitense and carries:
- a CDS encoding transposase encodes the protein DIRKYTSPARGSKKWGKLYKERTAVERVNAYLKEFFGLNHVRHRTGKKARLHFQLVTLVYNASRLATDRIKKMKSEQMSKAA